In the Myxococcus fulvus genome, one interval contains:
- a CDS encoding DUF2243 domain-containing protein: MSPSQGNEVVGNRRPLLAAALLLGVGMGGFVDGILLHQILQWHNMLASQVPVMDLVSSKVNMFWDGLFHAFTWLTTATGLALLWRAGTRADVPWSGRVLLGGALMGWGLFNVVEGLIDHQFLGLHHVKPGPHQLAWDLGFLAFGVVLLLVGGAWVRAGREHPRARGSRPLRPLHVG; this comes from the coding sequence GTGAGCCCGAGCCAGGGGAACGAAGTCGTCGGCAACCGGCGTCCGCTGCTCGCCGCCGCGCTGCTGTTGGGCGTGGGCATGGGGGGCTTCGTCGACGGCATCCTGCTGCACCAGATACTCCAGTGGCACAACATGCTCGCGAGCCAGGTGCCCGTCATGGACCTGGTCAGCTCCAAGGTGAACATGTTCTGGGATGGCCTCTTCCACGCCTTCACGTGGCTGACGACGGCCACGGGGCTCGCGCTGCTGTGGCGCGCCGGGACGCGCGCGGACGTCCCCTGGAGCGGGCGCGTGCTCCTGGGCGGCGCGCTCATGGGCTGGGGCCTGTTCAACGTCGTCGAGGGCCTCATCGACCACCAGTTCCTCGGGCTGCACCACGTGAAGCCCGGACCCCACCAGCTCGCGTGGGACCTGGGCTTCCTCGCGTTCGGCGTCGTGCTGCTGCTCGTGGGCGGCGCGTGGGTCCGCGCGGGCCGTGAGCACCCCCGGGCCCGAGGGAGCCGCCCCTTGCGTCCCCTTCACGTCGGTTGA
- a CDS encoding cation:proton antiporter: protein MHGAHEVLQAIAIVLCVAAVTTVVFQKLRQPVVLGYILAGLVVGPYLPIPLVANQEVVTTLSELGVILLMFSLGLEFSLRKLFSVGFTAGITAVIQCSIMVWLGFVVGRAFGWTTLESIFTGAIIAVSSTTIIAKVFDEQGIRGKLRELVVGVLIVEDLIAVLLMATLTAISTGAGLSVKDLTLTTGKLVAFLVGLVAVGLFIIPRAMRAVIKLNRPETTLVASVGICFAVALLAQSFGYSVALGAFLAGSLVAESGEEKLVEHLVQPVRDMFAAIFFVSVGMLISPALIMEHWLAILVLTVVVIVGKLVSVALGAFLTGNSTRTSVQAGLSLAQIGEFSFIIAALGLSLKATGSFIYPVAVAVSAITTLTTPLLIKASGPVASWVDRKLPKPLQTFVTLYGTWVERLRQAPRRETLGAGVRRLIRLLVLDAVLLVVLVIGTALMADRMAHFVEVRTGVDEDLSKNLILGGAVLLAVPFVLGVIGMARRLGTILSEAALPARKDGKLDLAAAPRRVLLVTLQVGIVLLVAIPVVVVTQPFLKGLAGPLVLLVLVGALGVAFWRGATNLHGHVRAGAQVLVAALAAQSHSKEPGAEEHALDHVQGLLPGLGAPASVRLEESSPGAGKTLAQVNLRGLTGATVLAIQRGEQSLSVPTAQEVLQVGDVLALTGTSEAVDAAKALLLGAPPSVPPPEPSPTEETRAHG, encoded by the coding sequence ATGCACGGAGCCCACGAGGTCCTCCAGGCCATTGCCATTGTCCTGTGCGTCGCCGCGGTGACGACGGTGGTCTTCCAGAAGCTGCGCCAGCCCGTGGTGCTCGGCTACATCCTCGCGGGCCTCGTGGTGGGCCCCTACCTGCCGATTCCGCTCGTCGCCAACCAGGAGGTGGTGACGACGCTGTCGGAGCTGGGCGTCATCCTGCTGATGTTCTCGCTCGGGCTGGAGTTCAGCCTGCGCAAGCTGTTCTCGGTGGGGTTCACCGCCGGCATCACGGCCGTCATCCAGTGCAGCATCATGGTGTGGCTGGGCTTCGTGGTGGGGCGCGCCTTCGGCTGGACGACGCTGGAGAGCATCTTCACCGGCGCCATCATCGCCGTGTCCAGTACCACCATCATCGCCAAGGTGTTCGACGAGCAGGGCATCCGCGGGAAGCTGCGGGAGCTGGTGGTGGGCGTGCTCATCGTCGAGGACCTCATCGCGGTGCTGCTGATGGCCACGCTGACGGCCATCTCCACGGGCGCGGGCCTGTCCGTGAAGGACCTGACGCTGACCACGGGCAAGCTGGTGGCGTTCCTGGTGGGCCTGGTGGCGGTGGGCCTGTTCATCATCCCGCGGGCCATGCGCGCGGTCATCAAGCTGAACCGGCCGGAGACGACGCTCGTGGCGAGCGTGGGCATCTGCTTCGCGGTGGCGCTCCTGGCGCAGTCGTTCGGCTACTCGGTGGCGCTGGGCGCGTTCCTCGCGGGCTCGCTGGTGGCGGAGTCGGGCGAGGAGAAGCTGGTCGAGCACCTGGTGCAGCCGGTGCGCGACATGTTCGCGGCCATCTTCTTCGTGTCGGTGGGCATGCTCATCAGCCCCGCGCTCATCATGGAGCACTGGCTGGCCATCCTCGTGCTCACCGTGGTGGTCATCGTCGGCAAGCTGGTCAGCGTGGCGCTGGGCGCGTTCCTGACGGGCAACAGCACGCGGACGTCGGTGCAGGCGGGGCTGAGCCTGGCGCAGATTGGCGAGTTCTCCTTCATCATCGCCGCGCTGGGCCTGTCCTTGAAGGCGACCGGCTCGTTCATCTACCCGGTGGCGGTGGCCGTGTCGGCCATCACCACGCTCACCACGCCCCTGCTCATCAAGGCCTCCGGGCCGGTGGCGTCGTGGGTGGACCGCAAGCTGCCCAAGCCCCTGCAGACCTTCGTCACGCTGTACGGCACGTGGGTGGAGCGGCTGCGGCAGGCGCCGCGTCGGGAGACGCTGGGCGCGGGCGTGCGGCGCCTCATCCGGTTGTTGGTGCTGGACGCGGTGCTGCTGGTCGTCCTGGTCATCGGCACGGCGCTGATGGCGGACCGCATGGCCCACTTCGTCGAGGTGCGCACGGGCGTGGACGAGGACCTGTCGAAGAACCTCATCCTGGGCGGCGCGGTGCTGCTGGCGGTGCCGTTCGTGCTGGGCGTCATCGGCATGGCGCGGCGGCTGGGCACCATCCTGTCGGAGGCGGCGCTGCCGGCGCGCAAGGACGGCAAGCTGGACCTGGCCGCGGCGCCGCGTCGGGTGCTGCTCGTCACGCTGCAGGTGGGAATCGTCCTGCTGGTGGCCATCCCGGTGGTGGTGGTGACGCAGCCCTTCTTGAAGGGGTTGGCGGGCCCCCTCGTCTTGTTGGTGCTGGTGGGCGCGCTGGGCGTCGCCTTCTGGCGCGGAGCGACGAACCTGCACGGCCATGTGCGCGCCGGAGCGCAGGTGCTGGTGGCGGCGCTGGCGGCGCAGTCGCACTCGAAGGAGCCGGGCGCGGAGGAGCACGCGCTGGACCACGTGCAGGGGCTGTTGCCGGGCCTGGGCGCGCCGGCCTCCGTGCGGCTGGAGGAGTCGAGCCCCGGGGCGGGCAAGACGCTGGCCCAGGTGAACCTGCGCGGCCTCACGGGCGCGACGGTGCTGGCCATCCAGCGCGGCGAGCAGAGCCTGTCCGTCCCCACCGCGCAGGAGGTGCTGCAGGTGGGCGACGTGCTCGCGCTGACGGGGACGAGCGAGGCGGTGGACGCGGCGAAGGCGCTGCTCCTGGGCGCGCCTCCCTCGGTGCCGCCGCCCGAGCCTTCTCCTACGGAGGAGACCCGGGCCCACGGGTAG
- a CDS encoding YdeI/OmpD-associated family protein, translating to MSPAREPRSSTKQSARPASKREKPPSSGKAARNALAAKSVASEAAPRGSKRGKSSTQNPPASAATRKSSATKPTPGSAPRKSGAAPNPPMPSKSAPAAKTTPAVPAPTDGLPIVFFETPAAFDRWMEKHHTTRGAWLKFTKKGHSPTSVTYQEALEVALIWGWIDGQKGRFDETAYLLRFTPRGPRSIWSKINREKVLALIDAGKMRPTGLAEVENAKKNGRWDAAYDSARTATIPEDLAQALAANPRAQAFFATLNSVNRYAILFRVQNVKKAETRARKIAEYVDMLARNEKIHS from the coding sequence ATGAGCCCTGCCCGCGAGCCCCGCTCCTCGACGAAGCAGTCCGCCCGCCCCGCCTCGAAGCGCGAGAAGCCCCCTTCCTCCGGGAAGGCCGCCCGGAACGCCCTCGCCGCGAAGTCCGTGGCCTCGGAGGCGGCTCCTCGCGGCAGCAAGCGCGGCAAGTCCTCCACCCAGAATCCCCCGGCCAGCGCAGCGACCCGTAAGTCCTCGGCCACGAAGCCCACCCCAGGCTCCGCGCCGCGCAAGTCCGGCGCCGCGCCCAACCCGCCCATGCCATCCAAGTCCGCGCCCGCCGCGAAGACGACACCGGCCGTCCCCGCCCCCACGGACGGCCTGCCCATCGTCTTCTTCGAGACCCCCGCCGCCTTCGACCGCTGGATGGAGAAGCACCACACCACGCGCGGCGCGTGGCTCAAGTTCACGAAGAAGGGCCACAGCCCCACCTCGGTCACCTACCAGGAGGCGCTGGAGGTCGCGCTGATATGGGGTTGGATCGACGGCCAGAAGGGCCGCTTCGACGAGACCGCGTACCTCCTGCGCTTCACCCCGCGCGGCCCGCGCAGCATCTGGTCGAAGATCAACCGCGAGAAGGTGCTCGCCCTCATCGACGCCGGGAAGATGCGCCCCACGGGGCTGGCCGAAGTCGAGAACGCGAAGAAGAACGGCCGCTGGGACGCCGCCTACGACTCCGCGCGCACGGCCACCATCCCGGAGGACCTCGCCCAGGCCCTGGCCGCCAACCCGCGCGCGCAGGCGTTCTTCGCGACACTCAACTCCGTCAACCGCTACGCCATCCTGTTCCGCGTCCAGAACGTCAAGAAGGCGGAGACCCGCGCTCGCAAGATCGCCGAGTACGTCGACATGCTCGCCCGGAACGAGAAGATCCACTCCTGA
- a CDS encoding imm11 family protein → MPKRYFKLAQVMESGNWDLGDPLDERGVELEDPYVFRSGRALPPQGRLSIPIDEPGRHLEFSTAGLGMAPVVHVRAVTLFMELAPDAVQFFPVEIQGLPDQYLILVATKLLRCIDDEASEEVLYWKPEDGQPERVGEYRSVIGMRIDKSKVGDAKVFRTWGWDLGLIVSEDLKLALERAHVTGVRFTEV, encoded by the coding sequence ATGCCCAAGCGTTACTTCAAGCTCGCGCAGGTGATGGAGTCCGGGAACTGGGACCTGGGAGACCCGCTGGATGAGCGTGGCGTGGAACTGGAGGACCCATATGTCTTCCGTTCTGGGCGAGCGCTTCCACCCCAAGGGCGTTTGAGCATCCCCATCGATGAGCCCGGGCGGCACCTGGAGTTCAGCACCGCGGGGCTTGGCATGGCGCCTGTCGTCCATGTCCGCGCCGTCACGCTCTTCATGGAACTGGCACCTGACGCGGTGCAGTTCTTCCCCGTCGAAATCCAGGGGCTGCCTGACCAGTACCTCATCCTGGTGGCCACGAAGCTCCTGCGCTGCATCGACGACGAGGCCTCCGAGGAGGTCCTGTACTGGAAGCCCGAAGACGGTCAGCCCGAGCGGGTGGGGGAGTACAGGTCCGTCATCGGCATGCGCATCGACAAGTCGAAGGTCGGCGACGCCAAGGTGTTCCGTACCTGGGGCTGGGACCTGGGCCTCATCGTCTCCGAGGACCTCAAGCTCGCCCTGGAGCGAGCCCACGTCACCGGCGTGAGATTCACCGAGGTCTGA
- a CDS encoding macro domain-containing protein yields the protein MAPLLRLHLRDISHSLVEAWRQEFAGLDNVTISRGDIFSEREGQVSPNDPIDIRADAIISPANSFGFMDGGIDAVYTYQLGQQVQDRLRELLEKDWGGELPVGSAVLVPTGREEIPWCISAPTMRVPTDVSETVNAYLAMRASLRCVLAYNKTAKTPIRTILTPGLGTAIGRMPALRCARQMKDAWLRTVVGPDFIPGTLRAAATDDARLKP from the coding sequence ATGGCTCCTCTACTCCGACTCCACCTGCGTGACATCAGCCACTCCCTGGTGGAGGCCTGGCGCCAGGAGTTCGCGGGCCTCGACAACGTCACCATCTCCCGAGGAGACATCTTCTCCGAGCGAGAGGGACAGGTGTCCCCCAACGACCCCATCGACATCCGCGCCGACGCCATCATCAGTCCCGCCAACAGCTTCGGGTTCATGGATGGCGGCATCGACGCCGTGTACACGTACCAGCTCGGCCAGCAGGTACAGGACCGCCTGCGCGAGCTGCTCGAGAAGGACTGGGGCGGCGAGCTCCCCGTGGGCAGCGCGGTGCTCGTCCCCACCGGCCGCGAGGAGATTCCCTGGTGCATCAGCGCGCCCACCATGCGCGTGCCCACCGATGTCAGCGAGACGGTGAACGCCTACCTCGCCATGCGCGCCTCGCTGCGCTGCGTGCTCGCGTACAACAAGACGGCGAAGACCCCCATCCGCACCATCCTCACCCCGGGCCTGGGAACCGCCATCGGCCGCATGCCCGCCCTCCGCTGCGCGCGACAGATGAAGGACGCGTGGCTGCGCACCGTGGTGGGACCGGACTTCATCCCCGGCACGCTCCGCGCAGCCGCGACGGACGACGCCCGGCTGAAGCCGTAG
- a CDS encoding glutathione S-transferase family protein, which yields MRTLYGLRYSGWTEKALWALDHHGVDYRYREHTPLTGELALRWRTPKGTRPTVPLLVEPEGATTGSFSIARRAEAQGRGAPLFPADAMETIERWELVSDAVLGIARANVLRRMLENPRAQRESLPAYIPGFLRGVSAPVARLGVRFISRKHHAVADPERVLQEKAVPALERLRAELNGRPYLMEGFTYADITAGLMLQFVRPVDDAWLSVGPGTREVWHHESLAAAFPDLLAWRDALYAKHRRPALLGDGGVVARAS from the coding sequence ATGCGCACTCTGTATGGGTTGCGGTACTCGGGTTGGACGGAGAAGGCCCTCTGGGCGTTGGACCACCACGGTGTCGACTACCGCTACCGCGAGCACACGCCGCTGACGGGTGAGCTGGCGTTGCGTTGGCGCACGCCGAAGGGCACGCGTCCCACGGTGCCGTTGCTGGTGGAGCCGGAGGGCGCGACGACGGGCTCGTTCTCGATTGCGCGCAGGGCGGAGGCGCAGGGGCGCGGTGCGCCGCTGTTCCCCGCGGATGCGATGGAGACCATCGAGCGCTGGGAGCTGGTGAGCGACGCGGTGCTGGGCATCGCCCGGGCGAACGTGTTGCGCCGGATGCTCGAGAACCCGAGGGCGCAGCGGGAGAGCCTGCCCGCGTACATCCCTGGGTTCCTTCGCGGGGTGTCCGCGCCGGTCGCTCGACTGGGGGTGCGGTTCATCTCGCGCAAGCACCACGCGGTAGCGGACCCCGAGCGGGTGCTTCAGGAGAAGGCCGTCCCCGCGTTGGAGCGGCTTCGCGCGGAGTTGAACGGGCGCCCCTATTTGATGGAGGGCTTCACGTACGCGGACATCACGGCAGGGCTGATGCTCCAGTTCGTGCGTCCCGTGGATGACGCGTGGTTGTCGGTGGGGCCGGGGACGCGTGAGGTGTGGCATCACGAGTCGCTGGCCGCGGCGTTCCCGGACCTGCTCGCGTGGCGGGACGCGCTGTACGCGAAGCACCGCCGTCCCGCGTTGTTGGGGGACGGCGGCGTGGTGGCTCGCGCGAGCTGA
- a CDS encoding rod shape-determining protein, whose product MFDWLHTLFSRDLAIDLGTANTLIYIRGQGIVSNEPSVVAVQQDARGGKKVLAVGKEAKEMLGRTPGNIVAIRPMKDGVIADFEITAAMLRYFIQSAHNRKTLVNPRIIIGIPSGITEVERRAVREAAANAGAREVYLIEQPMAAAIGAGLPVTEPSGNMIVDIGGGTSDVAVISLAGIVFAKSVRIGGDKLDEAIIQYVKRKYNLLIGERTAELIKMGIGTAYPTDEVMTMEIKGRDLVAGVPRTLTVSSDEVRDALAEPVNGIVEAVKLTLERTPPELAGDIADRGIVLAGGGALLKNLDTLLREETGLPVFLAEDPLSAVVIGAGKALESLDILRQVCQPG is encoded by the coding sequence ATGTTCGACTGGCTTCACACCCTCTTTTCGCGCGACCTCGCCATCGACCTCGGCACGGCGAACACGCTCATCTACATCCGCGGTCAGGGCATCGTGTCCAACGAGCCCTCGGTGGTGGCCGTCCAGCAGGACGCGCGCGGGGGCAAGAAGGTCCTCGCGGTGGGCAAGGAAGCCAAGGAGATGTTGGGCCGCACGCCGGGCAACATCGTCGCCATCCGGCCGATGAAGGACGGCGTCATCGCCGACTTCGAAATCACGGCGGCGATGCTGCGCTACTTCATCCAGAGCGCGCACAACCGCAAGACGCTGGTGAACCCGCGCATCATCATCGGCATCCCCTCTGGAATCACGGAGGTGGAGCGCCGCGCGGTGCGTGAGGCGGCGGCGAACGCGGGCGCGCGTGAGGTCTACCTGATTGAGCAGCCCATGGCGGCGGCCATCGGCGCGGGCCTTCCGGTGACGGAGCCCAGCGGGAACATGATTGTGGACATCGGCGGTGGCACGTCCGACGTCGCGGTCATCAGCCTGGCCGGCATCGTGTTCGCCAAGAGCGTGCGCATCGGCGGCGACAAGCTGGACGAGGCGATCATCCAGTACGTGAAGCGCAAGTACAACCTGCTCATCGGCGAGCGCACGGCGGAGCTCATCAAGATGGGCATCGGCACGGCGTATCCGACGGACGAGGTCATGACCATGGAGATCAAGGGTCGCGACCTGGTGGCCGGTGTGCCGCGCACGCTGACGGTGTCGAGCGACGAGGTGCGTGACGCGCTCGCCGAGCCGGTGAATGGCATCGTCGAGGCGGTGAAGCTGACTCTGGAGCGCACGCCGCCGGAGCTGGCCGGTGACATCGCCGACAGGGGCATCGTGCTGGCCGGTGGTGGCGCGCTGCTGAAGAACCTGGACACGCTGCTCCGTGAGGAGACGGGCCTGCCGGTGTTCCTGGCCGAGGACCCGCTGTCCGCCGTCGTGATTGGCGCGGGCAAGGCGCTGGAGTCGCTCGACATCCTCCGCCAGGTCTGCCAGCCGGGCTGA
- a CDS encoding imm11 family protein — protein MSNRYFRLTEEMRAGNWDLGDVQDEHGQEVADPYVFAAGRPVSSPGRLSVPIDAPGRRLDFCTAGLGVAPVVHVRVATLFAELALDDVQLLPVAIKGYLDQYQLLVATKLLRCIDDKASTEVRYWMPEHGQPERVGDYRSVSGMRIDASKVGDAQVFRTQGWAVALIVSEDLKLALERAQVTGVRFTEV, from the coding sequence ATGTCGAATCGCTACTTCAGACTGACGGAGGAGATGCGCGCGGGGAATTGGGACCTGGGCGATGTGCAGGACGAACACGGTCAGGAGGTGGCTGACCCCTATGTGTTCGCGGCGGGAAGACCTGTTTCCAGCCCAGGGCGCCTTTCGGTTCCCATCGACGCACCTGGGCGCCGACTGGACTTCTGCACCGCCGGCCTGGGGGTCGCTCCCGTGGTGCATGTGCGAGTCGCAACGCTCTTCGCGGAGCTGGCGCTCGACGACGTTCAGCTTCTTCCTGTCGCCATCAAGGGGTACCTGGACCAGTACCAGCTCCTGGTGGCCACGAAGCTCCTGCGCTGCATCGATGACAAGGCGTCCACCGAGGTGCGGTATTGGATGCCCGAGCATGGCCAGCCCGAGCGGGTTGGTGACTACAGATCTGTCAGTGGGATGCGCATCGACGCCTCGAAGGTGGGCGACGCGCAGGTGTTCCGGACGCAGGGCTGGGCTGTCGCCCTCATCGTCTCCGAGGACCTCAAGCTCGCGCTGGAGCGCGCCCAAGTGACAGGCGTGAGGTTCACCGAGGTCTGA
- a CDS encoding AHH domain-containing protein, with protein sequence MSPRWYVALLMLLVGVGCSSSRVVRLDTGSEVFTLTPHEEEGAELVEARLEDDEFEDAMKSLSRDVVPSNNPMHQARELFGLPSRSGLYLYEHRTHRLSARDVPSGEGPHLLEAYADEEMTQAYGRWCRNKGTPGDCLSLLEEGPLLGSDGKYVLAMAIAMGSVWDESAEALDDMTNPRQVLSVVMASVTMYMLLWALPEPVSKGLATLLTATAIAYLGVDTVLGIIGGWCVLVRDVDRATTFEQLDEAGSAFGAVLGENAARIFVMLATAAIGSTAGLAAKSARLPGSAQAALAVESQAGFQFAAVGAVRSVAVSGEGFTIALAPNALAMAGQRNGASKPHRHHIATDKNSISAVQGGPWTPQFRRIFRKAGMKLKDPENIVEVRGHKGPHPRPYHEAIYERLNSATRACRTVEACRKALTTELQALSMEVRTKGTRLNELVTRGK encoded by the coding sequence ATGTCGCCACGTTGGTACGTTGCGCTGCTCATGCTGTTGGTGGGAGTGGGGTGCTCCTCGTCCCGGGTCGTTCGCCTCGACACAGGGAGCGAGGTCTTCACCCTGACGCCACATGAGGAAGAGGGCGCGGAGCTGGTCGAGGCCCGACTCGAGGATGACGAGTTCGAGGACGCGATGAAGTCCCTGTCGCGTGATGTCGTTCCTTCGAACAACCCGATGCATCAGGCCCGTGAGCTGTTCGGGCTTCCGTCCCGCAGTGGGTTGTACCTCTATGAGCACCGGACGCACCGTCTCTCGGCCAGAGACGTGCCCTCGGGTGAGGGGCCCCACCTGTTGGAGGCCTATGCGGACGAGGAGATGACCCAGGCCTATGGCCGATGGTGTCGGAACAAGGGCACGCCGGGCGATTGTCTGAGTCTGCTGGAGGAAGGTCCCCTGCTCGGCAGTGATGGCAAGTACGTGCTGGCGATGGCCATCGCCATGGGCTCGGTCTGGGACGAGTCAGCCGAGGCGCTGGATGACATGACCAACCCCCGGCAAGTCCTCTCGGTGGTGATGGCCTCAGTGACGATGTACATGCTCTTGTGGGCTTTGCCCGAGCCCGTGTCGAAGGGGCTGGCGACGCTGCTGACGGCGACAGCCATCGCCTACCTGGGCGTCGACACGGTGTTGGGCATCATCGGTGGATGGTGCGTGCTCGTCAGGGACGTGGACCGTGCCACCACCTTTGAGCAACTCGACGAAGCAGGCTCCGCATTTGGTGCGGTGCTGGGTGAGAACGCGGCACGCATCTTCGTGATGTTGGCCACCGCCGCTATCGGCAGTACGGCGGGGCTGGCGGCGAAGTCAGCACGGTTGCCGGGCTCCGCACAGGCCGCGTTGGCGGTCGAGTCTCAGGCGGGTTTTCAGTTCGCGGCCGTGGGGGCGGTGCGTTCAGTCGCGGTGTCGGGCGAGGGATTCACCATCGCGCTCGCACCCAATGCACTGGCGATGGCTGGCCAGAGAAATGGTGCGAGCAAGCCGCATCGTCATCACATCGCCACGGACAAGAACAGCATCTCCGCTGTCCAGGGTGGGCCTTGGACCCCTCAGTTCAGGAGAATCTTCCGGAAGGCGGGAATGAAGCTGAAGGATCCGGAGAACATCGTGGAGGTGCGAGGCCACAAAGGCCCTCACCCACGGCCGTACCACGAAGCCATTTATGAGCGACTCAATAGCGCGACGAGGGCTTGTCGCACCGTGGAGGCGTGTCGCAAGGCGCTGACCACCGAGCTCCAGGCCCTGTCCATGGAAGTCAGGACGAAGGGGACGAGACTCAATGAACTGGTGACGCGAGGAAAGTGA
- a CDS encoding putative ABC transporter permease, with protein sequence MLSRFLLYGCTGWVLEVLFTGANAALRRDRSATAQTYLWMHPIYGGTALALEEVSARLKPLPRPVRALAYTALIFGAEYATGWLLKKVLGRCPWDYTPHRWSVHGLIRLDYAPAWYLTALLFEPVRDGLLHVTSDALRHTPEYREAEEAGVVPAGCLPEGEAEQAGVVATRFERAQVVEVSP encoded by the coding sequence GTGCTTTCACGATTCCTGCTCTACGGGTGCACGGGTTGGGTGCTGGAGGTCCTCTTCACGGGGGCGAACGCGGCCCTGCGGCGGGACAGGAGCGCCACGGCGCAGACCTATCTCTGGATGCACCCCATCTATGGGGGGACGGCGCTGGCGCTGGAGGAGGTCTCCGCGCGGCTCAAGCCCCTGCCCCGGCCGGTGAGGGCGTTGGCCTACACGGCCCTCATCTTCGGGGCGGAGTACGCCACGGGGTGGCTGCTGAAGAAGGTGCTCGGCCGCTGTCCCTGGGACTACACGCCGCACCGCTGGAGCGTGCACGGGCTCATCCGCCTGGACTACGCGCCCGCCTGGTACCTCACCGCGCTGCTGTTCGAGCCGGTCCGCGACGGGCTGCTCCATGTCACCAGCGATGCCCTGCGGCACACGCCCGAGTACCGGGAGGCCGAGGAGGCCGGGGTGGTGCCGGCCGGGTGCCTTCCCGAGGGCGAGGCGGAGCAGGCCGGTGTGGTGGCCACGCGCTTCGAGCGGGCCCAGGTGGTGGAAGTCTCCCCCTGA